One Thermus sp. CCB_US3_UF1 DNA window includes the following coding sequences:
- a CDS encoding ABC transporter ATP-binding protein, whose translation MSLRLEGFRAGYGGIPVLHGLDLEVREGEVVALLGRNGAGKTTTLKGIMGLVRSQGGRVVYRDQDLARMPPFLRAQLGLGYVPDDRRIFPELTVRENLLIAHRPGPWTLDRVYGLLPRLQEIENRRGGLLSGGEQQMLTLARTLMTNPRFLLLDEPTEGLAPLIVEEIARLLLELKREGMPILLAEQNLRFTGRVADRAYVLETGEIRLSGPMGELMHREEVAALLSL comes from the coding sequence ATGAGCCTCCGACTGGAGGGATTCCGGGCGGGGTACGGGGGCATACCCGTTCTACACGGTCTGGATCTGGAAGTCCGGGAAGGGGAGGTGGTGGCCCTCCTAGGGCGCAACGGGGCCGGGAAGACCACCACCCTTAAGGGCATCATGGGTTTGGTGCGAAGCCAAGGGGGTAGGGTGGTCTACCGCGACCAGGATCTGGCCCGAATGCCTCCCTTCCTTCGCGCGCAGCTTGGCCTTGGCTATGTGCCTGACGATCGGCGGATCTTCCCCGAGCTTACCGTGCGGGAGAACCTCCTTATCGCCCATCGGCCTGGCCCATGGACCTTGGACCGCGTCTACGGGCTTCTCCCCCGTCTTCAGGAGATAGAAAACCGCCGGGGAGGCCTGCTTTCGGGTGGGGAGCAACAGATGCTCACCCTCGCCCGTACCCTGATGACCAACCCCCGTTTCCTGCTCTTGGATGAGCCCACTGAGGGCCTGGCCCCCCTGATCGTAGAAGAAATTGCCCGGCTGCTCTTGGAGCTGAAACGGGAAGGGATGCCTATCCTCCTAGCCGAGCAGAACCTACGCTTCACGGGCAGGGTGGCCGATCGGGCTTATGTTCTGGAGACGGGAGAGATCCGGCTTTCGGGCCCCATGGGCGAGCTGATGCACCGGGAGGAGGTGGCAGCCCTGCTTTCCTTGTAA
- a CDS encoding ABC transporter ATP-binding protein — protein sequence MGPNGAGKTTLFNVITGRIRPDAGRVRFRGEEITGWPTSRVARKGIAISFQRAQPFSSFTVLEAVVLARLGYEGRTFTLQPLKAFPGAWEQAREALVKVGLGGYAHRPVSELPLGDLKRLDVAIALVARPKLLLLDEPLAGLSRAERKQMVEFIRGLLRQEGITLLFTEHDTEAVLALADRITVLHQGQVLAEGTPEEIQKDQKVRQAFLGGGA from the coding sequence GTGGGGCCCAACGGGGCAGGGAAGACCACCCTCTTCAACGTGATCACGGGGCGCATCCGGCCGGATGCGGGCCGCGTCCGGTTCCGGGGAGAGGAGATCACCGGTTGGCCCACCTCTAGGGTGGCCCGGAAGGGGATCGCCATCTCCTTCCAAAGGGCCCAGCCCTTTTCCTCGTTTACCGTTTTGGAGGCCGTGGTCTTGGCCCGTTTGGGGTACGAAGGCCGGACCTTTACCCTCCAACCCCTGAAGGCTTTTCCTGGGGCTTGGGAACAGGCTAGAGAGGCCCTGGTCAAGGTGGGCCTCGGGGGTTATGCTCATCGCCCGGTTTCAGAGCTCCCCCTCGGAGACCTGAAGCGCCTGGATGTGGCCATTGCCTTGGTGGCCCGTCCCAAGCTCCTTCTCTTGGATGAGCCCTTGGCAGGCCTTTCCCGTGCCGAGCGCAAGCAGATGGTGGAGTTCATCCGGGGCCTCCTGCGCCAAGAAGGCATTACCCTCCTCTTCACAGAGCACGATACGGAGGCGGTCTTGGCCCTGGCGGATAGGATCACCGTGCTGCATCAGGGCCAAGTCCTAGCCGAAGGCACCCCAGAGGAAATCCAGAAGGATCAGAAGGTTCGCCAAGCCTTCCTGGGAGGTGGGGCATGA
- a CDS encoding branched-chain amino acid ABC transporter permease, producing the protein MRLGLLVLCLALLGPFLGEYGLKLLSEALILGLYAMAFNLLFHQAGLLSFGQAAFFGVGAYAMALLMARSGWSFLATLPLAFLLGGAAAFLVGFLSLRLTRIYFTMLTLAFAQLLYAVAHKWYAFTGGDNGITDLRPAGPWGESLPFYYLTLGLFGLLVGLLASLERSPFGYALRALRDNRARAEAVGLDGFRHLLLAFALAGAISGVAGALQGALQRSVFPDYLFWTRSAEAIISTILGGSGVFLGPAVGAAAFLFLRVLVQAQTEYWPFFLGLLLLLMVLFFPRGLAGVWARLGRGISLGVERGAPRG; encoded by the coding sequence ATGAGGCTGGGTCTCCTGGTCCTATGCCTCGCCCTTCTCGGTCCCTTCCTGGGGGAGTACGGGCTTAAACTCCTCAGCGAGGCCCTTATCCTGGGGCTTTACGCCATGGCCTTTAACCTGCTCTTCCACCAGGCTGGCCTCCTTTCCTTTGGCCAGGCGGCCTTTTTCGGGGTAGGGGCCTACGCCATGGCCCTTCTGATGGCCCGCTCGGGATGGTCCTTTCTCGCCACCTTACCCCTGGCCTTCCTTCTTGGAGGTGCGGCTGCTTTTCTGGTGGGCTTCCTGAGCCTCCGCCTTACCCGCATCTACTTCACCATGCTGACCCTGGCCTTTGCCCAACTTTTGTATGCGGTGGCCCACAAGTGGTACGCGTTCACGGGTGGGGATAACGGCATTACCGACCTGAGGCCGGCGGGGCCTTGGGGGGAGAGCCTGCCCTTTTACTACCTCACCCTAGGGCTCTTTGGCCTCCTGGTGGGCCTTTTGGCCTCCTTGGAGCGCTCCCCTTTCGGCTACGCCCTTCGGGCCCTCCGGGACAACCGGGCGCGGGCCGAGGCGGTGGGCTTGGACGGGTTCCGGCACCTCCTCCTGGCCTTCGCCCTTGCGGGTGCCATTTCCGGCGTGGCTGGGGCCCTCCAGGGGGCCTTGCAGCGCTCCGTTTTCCCTGACTACCTTTTCTGGACGCGCTCGGCGGAGGCCATCATCTCCACCATCCTGGGGGGAAGTGGGGTCTTCCTGGGGCCTGCGGTAGGGGCTGCGGCCTTTCTTTTTCTTCGGGTTTTGGTCCAGGCCCAGACGGAGTACTGGCCCTTCTTCTTGGGGTTGTTGCTCCTCCTGATGGTCCTCTTTTTCCCCCGGGGCCTTGCAGGGGTCTGGGCCAGGCTTGGGAGGGGGATTTCCCTGGGGGTGGAGCGTGGGGCTCCTCGAGGTTGA
- a CDS encoding branched-chain amino acid ABC transporter permease, which yields MDLSFLLLQLLTGLAYASTLFLLSVGLSLIFGAMGIVNFAHGSFYMLGAYLLFAFTRGQAEGFWAGLFLVLAAGLVVGALVERLLIRPIYPRPEEYQILLTYALLLILEDLVRLAFGAGYRSFPLPPLFSSPLFLLGAPFPSYYLFLLALAGLSALGLWAFLYRTRLGTWVRAATQDREMLEALGVNVPLLYTAIFALGIALAALGGAALVPLQAATPGMAVDAVINAFIVVVIGGLGSVWGALLGAVLIGLLQAFGILLLPEMAMVFPFALMALVLLLRPWGLLGRPPAVRT from the coding sequence ATGGACCTGAGTTTCCTCCTCCTACAGCTCCTCACAGGCCTGGCCTACGCCAGCACCCTCTTCCTCCTCTCCGTAGGGCTTTCCCTTATCTTCGGGGCCATGGGCATCGTGAACTTCGCCCATGGCTCCTTCTACATGCTGGGCGCTTACCTGCTCTTCGCCTTCACCCGGGGCCAAGCGGAGGGGTTCTGGGCTGGCCTGTTCCTGGTCTTGGCCGCGGGGCTGGTGGTGGGGGCTTTGGTGGAACGCCTCCTTATCCGCCCGATTTATCCCAGGCCCGAGGAGTACCAGATCCTCCTGACCTATGCCCTCCTCCTCATTCTGGAGGACCTGGTGCGTCTGGCCTTCGGGGCGGGTTACCGCTCGTTTCCCTTGCCCCCGCTTTTCTCCAGCCCCCTTTTCCTCCTGGGTGCCCCCTTTCCCAGCTACTACCTTTTCCTCCTGGCCTTGGCGGGGCTTTCCGCCCTTGGCCTATGGGCCTTTTTGTACCGAACACGCTTGGGAACCTGGGTGCGGGCGGCCACCCAGGACCGGGAGATGCTCGAGGCCCTGGGGGTCAATGTCCCCCTGCTCTATACGGCCATCTTCGCCCTGGGCATCGCCCTGGCTGCCCTGGGTGGGGCGGCCTTGGTGCCCCTCCAAGCGGCCACCCCGGGCATGGCCGTGGATGCTGTGATAAACGCCTTCATCGTGGTGGTCATCGGCGGCTTGGGCAGCGTCTGGGGAGCCCTGCTGGGGGCAGTTCTTATCGGTCTCCTCCAGGCCTTTGGCATCCTCCTCCTTCCCGAGATGGCCATGGTTTTCCCCTTTGCCCTGATGGCCTTGGTTCTCCTCCTTAGGCCTTGGGGCCTTCTAGGGCGTCCTCCGGCGGTGAGAACATGA
- a CDS encoding ABC transporter substrate-binding protein has product MKAWRWILAFGLLAGLVLAQGQQPIKIGALFILSGNFAGYGKSGSQGAQLAVEEINARGGVLGRPLQLLVVDDQGNPEVGVREARRLVLQEKVDFLFGIDSSSVALAVAPLTDEYKIPLVVTHAATPTLTEQCRPYVFRTSNNARMDAWAAAALAATLPVKRWANIGPDYEFGRVSWQDFIARLRQLRPDVEVVSEQWPRFGSTDYASFITALMRARPEGVFSTLWAGDMVIFARQAKAFGFFNQVRYFVNPVGAALEVLAPLGKETPEGLLVSARYWFLYPNAERNRAFVEAYRKRFGEYPSYNAQEAYAGMQMLALAIQKARSTQAEAIRKAFEADGGLVYEAPEGRKRMRPEDHQVFESLVWGYTKHSPEYPFAILERMRIVPASDTVYPTQCKR; this is encoded by the coding sequence ATGAAGGCTTGGCGGTGGATCCTGGCGTTCGGCCTCCTGGCGGGCCTGGTACTGGCCCAGGGGCAACAGCCCATCAAGATCGGAGCCCTGTTTATCCTGAGCGGCAACTTTGCCGGGTACGGCAAATCGGGTTCCCAAGGGGCCCAGCTGGCCGTGGAGGAGATCAACGCCCGCGGGGGGGTACTGGGCCGACCCCTGCAGCTCCTTGTGGTGGACGACCAGGGCAACCCTGAGGTGGGGGTGCGGGAGGCCCGGCGCCTCGTTCTCCAGGAGAAGGTAGACTTCCTCTTCGGCATCGACTCCAGCTCCGTGGCCCTGGCGGTGGCCCCCCTGACCGACGAGTACAAGATCCCCTTGGTGGTGACCCACGCGGCCACCCCTACCCTCACGGAGCAGTGCCGTCCTTACGTTTTCCGCACCTCCAACAATGCCCGTATGGATGCCTGGGCCGCGGCGGCCCTGGCCGCGACCCTTCCAGTGAAGCGCTGGGCCAACATCGGCCCGGATTACGAGTTCGGGCGGGTTTCCTGGCAGGACTTCATTGCCCGCCTCAGGCAGCTCCGCCCCGACGTGGAGGTGGTGAGCGAGCAGTGGCCCCGCTTTGGCTCCACCGACTACGCCAGCTTCATCACCGCCCTGATGCGGGCCCGTCCGGAAGGGGTTTTCTCCACCCTGTGGGCGGGGGACATGGTGATCTTCGCCCGGCAGGCTAAGGCCTTCGGCTTCTTCAACCAAGTGCGGTACTTTGTGAACCCTGTGGGGGCGGCCCTTGAGGTTCTCGCCCCCCTGGGCAAGGAAACCCCGGAGGGGCTACTGGTCTCTGCCCGTTACTGGTTCCTCTACCCCAACGCGGAGCGGAACAGGGCCTTTGTGGAGGCCTACCGGAAGCGCTTTGGCGAGTACCCCAGCTACAACGCCCAAGAGGCCTACGCGGGGATGCAGATGTTGGCCCTGGCCATCCAGAAGGCCCGCTCCACCCAGGCCGAGGCCATTCGCAAGGCTTTTGAGGCCGATGGCGGTCTGGTCTACGAGGCCCCGGAGGGCAGGAAACGCATGCGTCCTGAGGATCACCAGGTTTTCGAGAGCCTGGTCTGGGGGTACACCAAGCATAGCCCCGAGTACCCCTTCGCCATCCTAGAGCGAATGCGGATTGTTCCTGCCTCCGATACCGTCTACCCCACCCAGTGCAAGCGGTAG
- a CDS encoding SDR family NAD(P)-dependent oxidoreductase — MPRLEGRPVLVIGATRGIGLAVAQELARRGARLGLTGRDPERVRAVATELGAWGKAVDVRRREDLVEAVAGFARDVGLYGLVYNAGTSPAFTRAERLSLEVWDEVLAVNLTGAFVAAQAFAQRLVGEGSVVLVGSVLGFRGGGRLAAYTASKAGLWGLTRALALDWAERGIRVNLVAPGWTETEMTQGLREHPHLGPALLREIPLGRMARPEEVARMVAFLLEPENAYLTGGFYAVDGGVGAR, encoded by the coding sequence ATGCCCAGGCTTGAAGGTCGGCCCGTCCTGGTGATAGGGGCTACCCGAGGCATCGGCCTGGCCGTGGCCCAAGAGCTGGCCCGCCGAGGGGCCAGGCTGGGTCTCACCGGCCGGGACCCGGAACGGGTGCGGGCCGTGGCCACGGAGCTTGGGGCTTGGGGCAAAGCGGTGGACGTGCGCCGCCGGGAGGACTTGGTGGAGGCGGTGGCGGGCTTCGCCCGGGATGTGGGGCTTTACGGCCTGGTCTACAACGCGGGTACCAGCCCGGCCTTCACCCGGGCTGAGCGCCTTTCCCTGGAGGTCTGGGATGAGGTGCTGGCGGTGAACCTTACGGGGGCCTTTGTGGCTGCCCAGGCCTTCGCCCAGCGCCTGGTGGGGGAGGGCAGCGTGGTCCTAGTGGGTTCGGTCCTGGGCTTCCGGGGCGGGGGGCGGTTGGCCGCCTATACCGCCTCCAAGGCGGGGCTTTGGGGGCTTACCCGGGCCTTGGCCCTGGACTGGGCGGAGCGGGGTATCCGGGTGAACCTGGTGGCCCCGGGCTGGACGGAAACAGAGATGACCCAGGGCCTGAGGGAACATCCCCACCTGGGTCCAGCCCTCCTGAGGGAGATCCCCTTGGGGCGCATGGCCCGGCCCGAGGAGGTGGCCAGAATGGTGGCCTTCCTGTTGGAGCCGGAAAACGCTTACCTGACGGGCGGCTTCTACGCCGTGGATGGCGGCGTGGGTGCACGGTAG
- a CDS encoding phenylacetate--CoA ligase family protein: MRAFWEPEVETLPRPQLESLQLERLRQQVERLWRTSAFFREKWAGVNLELRHLEDLSRLPLVTKAELRAEQQAHPPLGRYTGVEAQSWREYHPSSGTTGFPVGTVWSEGDVENITQVTARVLYGYGLRPGDILLNGFSYGLWVAGLAVHYAARAMGLFVLPVGAGQTERHLELMERFRPRALTATPSFGLYLGEALRARGLESPLRIGAFGGEAGTENPSTRRRLEEALSLQAYDFYGLAEMGPTFAGECQAKAGLHFAEDHYLVEVVDPESQEPLPEGEVGVLVLTHLTREATPLVRYYTGDLARLTKEPCPCGRTHLRAVGGILGRVDDLVVYRGAKFYPGQVEEVVRRFPELAGEYRIEVWEAGGLVQGVTVVVEMAHPGVGEGLVEALRQSLKAALGVTPEVRLEAPGTLERTAFKAKRVVRHAQA, translated from the coding sequence ATGCGGGCCTTTTGGGAACCGGAGGTGGAGACCCTGCCCCGTCCTCAGCTGGAAAGTCTTCAGTTGGAGCGCCTACGTCAGCAGGTGGAGCGGCTCTGGCGGACAAGCGCCTTTTTCCGCGAGAAGTGGGCAGGCGTGAACCTGGAGTTGCGCCACCTGGAAGACCTGAGCCGCTTGCCCCTGGTCACCAAGGCCGAACTTCGGGCGGAGCAGCAGGCCCATCCCCCCCTAGGCCGCTACACGGGGGTGGAGGCGCAAAGCTGGCGGGAATACCACCCTAGCAGCGGTACCACGGGCTTCCCCGTGGGCACGGTCTGGAGCGAGGGGGATGTGGAAAACATCACCCAGGTAACTGCCCGGGTGCTCTATGGATATGGGCTGCGCCCAGGGGATATCCTCCTGAACGGATTCAGCTACGGCCTTTGGGTGGCGGGCTTGGCCGTCCACTACGCGGCCAGGGCCATGGGCCTATTCGTTCTCCCCGTGGGTGCGGGCCAGACGGAACGCCATCTGGAACTCATGGAGCGGTTCCGGCCCCGGGCCCTCACCGCCACCCCCTCCTTCGGCCTCTACCTTGGGGAGGCCCTTCGGGCTCGAGGCTTGGAGAGCCCCTTGCGGATTGGGGCCTTTGGGGGGGAGGCGGGGACGGAGAATCCTTCCACCCGCCGCCGCCTGGAGGAAGCCCTCAGTCTCCAGGCCTATGACTTTTATGGCCTGGCGGAGATGGGCCCCACCTTTGCCGGGGAGTGTCAGGCCAAGGCCGGGCTCCACTTCGCCGAAGACCATTACCTGGTGGAGGTGGTGGACCCGGAAAGCCAAGAACCCCTCCCCGAAGGGGAGGTAGGGGTGCTGGTCCTCACCCACCTCACCCGGGAGGCTACACCCCTGGTGCGCTACTATACCGGGGATCTGGCCCGTCTTACCAAGGAACCTTGCCCCTGCGGCCGGACCCACCTCCGGGCCGTGGGGGGGATCCTGGGCCGGGTGGACGACCTGGTGGTCTACCGGGGGGCCAAGTTCTATCCCGGTCAGGTGGAGGAGGTGGTGCGCCGCTTTCCCGAGCTAGCCGGCGAGTACCGCATAGAGGTTTGGGAGGCGGGCGGTCTGGTGCAGGGGGTCACGGTGGTGGTGGAGATGGCCCACCCCGGGGTAGGGGAGGGGCTGGTGGAAGCCCTTCGGCAAAGCCTCAAGGCTGCCCTAGGGGTCACGCCGGAGGTCCGCCTCGAGGCTCCCGGCACCTTGGAACGGACGGCCTTCAAGGCCAAGCGGGTGGTGCGGCATGCCCAGGCTTGA
- a CDS encoding MerR family transcriptional regulator, with product MAQSTIPSLYTLSDLARESGVSRRILQHYAHLGLLEPGALTQGGRKLYTGFALYLIQDIQDLNQLGFTLEEIRKIMALKKVIFHPDGTYREDWRREEIPLTQEELWAMWAKTGEVLSSMERQERMIRRFHRFLTKHFAPKEVRDGLRSGPGDGGAQGAGAGLPGGGGDPQGGGGGQEPG from the coding sequence ATGGCCCAGTCCACCATCCCCTCCCTCTACACCCTGAGCGACCTAGCCCGGGAAAGCGGGGTGTCCCGCCGCATCCTGCAGCACTACGCCCACCTGGGCCTTCTGGAACCTGGGGCCCTCACCCAAGGAGGACGCAAGCTCTATACGGGCTTTGCCCTATACCTCATCCAGGACATTCAGGACCTCAACCAGCTGGGCTTTACCCTGGAAGAAATCCGCAAAATCATGGCCCTGAAGAAGGTCATTTTCCACCCAGACGGCACCTACCGGGAAGACTGGAGGCGGGAGGAGATCCCCCTCACCCAGGAGGAGCTTTGGGCCATGTGGGCGAAAACGGGGGAGGTGCTTTCCAGCATGGAGCGCCAGGAGCGGATGATCCGGCGCTTCCACCGCTTCTTAACCAAGCACTTCGCCCCCAAGGAGGTGCGGGATGGACTTCGGTCTGGACCGGGAGACGGAGGCGCTCAAGGAGCGGGTGCGGGCCTTCCTGGAGGAGGCGGTGATCCCCAGGGAGGGGGAGGCGGCCAGGAACCTGGATAG
- a CDS encoding acyl-CoA dehydrogenase family protein, with product MDFGLDRETEALKERVRAFLEEAVIPREGEAARNLDSLEAIAKELQGEAKRRGLFLPHMPKALGGLGLTWTQLAVVLEEAGRSLLGPKALNASAPDEGNMHLLEKVGSEAQKRRYLHPLLEGEIRSAFAMTEPMGAGADPSLLKATARRKGRGFVLEGRKWFITGAEGAAFFIVLARAEEGPTLFLVDRENPGLKLVRTIPTMDHWSIGGHGELVLEGCEVGEEAVLGEVGQGFAYAELRLDPARLTHCMRWLGVGVRATELAQAYALQRDSFGKKLAEHQGVQFMIADSHMELHAARLMVWHAAWKLDRGERIRHEASMAKVFVAEAVGRAVDRAVQITGGLGISEDIPLSIFYREVRPFRIYDGPSEVHRASIGKRALYKGLRP from the coding sequence ATGGACTTCGGTCTGGACCGGGAGACGGAGGCGCTCAAGGAGCGGGTGCGGGCCTTCCTGGAGGAGGCGGTGATCCCCAGGGAGGGGGAGGCGGCCAGGAACCTGGATAGCCTCGAGGCCATCGCCAAGGAGCTCCAGGGGGAGGCCAAAAGGCGGGGGCTCTTCCTGCCCCACATGCCCAAGGCCCTAGGGGGGCTTGGCCTCACCTGGACCCAGCTGGCCGTGGTCCTGGAGGAGGCAGGCCGGAGCCTTCTAGGCCCCAAGGCCCTGAACGCCTCGGCCCCCGACGAGGGGAACATGCACCTTCTGGAGAAGGTGGGAAGCGAAGCGCAGAAGCGGCGCTACCTCCACCCCCTCCTGGAGGGGGAGATCCGCAGCGCCTTCGCCATGACCGAGCCCATGGGGGCCGGGGCCGACCCTAGCCTCCTCAAGGCCACCGCCCGGCGCAAGGGGAGGGGGTTTGTCCTCGAGGGGCGGAAGTGGTTCATCACCGGGGCGGAGGGGGCGGCCTTTTTCATCGTCCTGGCCCGGGCCGAGGAAGGGCCCACCCTGTTCCTGGTGGACCGGGAAAACCCGGGGCTGAAGCTGGTCCGCACCATCCCCACCATGGACCACTGGTCCATCGGCGGGCACGGGGAGCTGGTCCTGGAAGGGTGCGAGGTGGGGGAAGAGGCCGTCTTGGGGGAGGTGGGCCAGGGCTTCGCCTACGCCGAGCTCCGCCTGGACCCGGCCCGGCTCACCCACTGCATGCGCTGGCTGGGGGTGGGGGTGAGGGCCACGGAGCTGGCCCAGGCCTACGCCCTACAGCGCGACTCCTTCGGCAAGAAGCTGGCCGAGCACCAGGGGGTGCAGTTCATGATCGCCGACAGCCACATGGAGCTCCACGCCGCCCGGCTCATGGTCTGGCACGCCGCCTGGAAGCTGGACCGGGGGGAAAGGATCCGCCACGAGGCCTCCATGGCCAAGGTCTTCGTGGCCGAGGCCGTGGGGCGGGCCGTGGACCGGGCGGTGCAGATCACGGGGGGCCTGGGGATCAGCGAGGACATCCCCCTCTCCATCTTCTACCGGGAGGTACGGCCCTTCCGCATCTACGATGGGCCTAGCGAGGTCCACCGGGCCTCCATCGGCAAGCGGGCCCTCTACAAGGGTTTGCGGCCATGA